Proteins found in one Synechococcus sp. LA31 genomic segment:
- a CDS encoding class I SAM-dependent DNA methyltransferase: MTTRTELTDALIELIPEDGSRITNSELKAALEREVGETITDLELEEAKNLVVTMGAAEKARGPGGGLKAVGVSPPAKPASAGTRGQRKGSGSAAPAPQSAIAPGTTAASVLTGELRNQIDRIWDAFWSGGIANPLEVLEQLTYLLFIRRLDELETLEERRSQRSGQPMRRRLFADDQQQLRWSRFKELGDPATMFKLVGEQVFPFLRELGGDGSAYSGHMRDARFTIPTAGLLSKVVELLDAVPMEDRDTKGDIYEYMLGKLATAGTNGQFRTPRHIIELMVAITEPTPRDVMVDPACGTCGFPVAVGEYLREHHPEILSDPELREHFNHGLFHGFDFDTTMLRIGAMNMLLHGVEKPDVSYRDSLSEDGAIEENKYTLILANPPFAGSLDYESTSGKLQRFVKTKKTELLFMALFLQLLKPGGRAAVIVPDGVLFGSSKAHKELRRALVEDHFLEGVVSLPSGVFRPYAGVSTAILLFTKTGRGGTDQVWFYDMTADGWSLDDKRNPLLTLEKLGPSPKAALAEGEHEKNNLPDCLGRWRERKESERERARTEKSFCVPKEEIAAQGYDLSLNRYKELVHEEVEHRPPLEILAELRQIEQEILQGIEELEGMLR; encoded by the coding sequence ATGACCACCCGCACCGAACTCACCGACGCCCTGATCGAACTGATCCCAGAGGATGGCAGCCGGATCACCAACTCGGAGCTCAAGGCTGCCCTTGAGCGAGAGGTTGGCGAGACCATCACCGATCTCGAGCTGGAAGAGGCCAAAAATCTCGTCGTAACGATGGGCGCCGCTGAGAAAGCACGCGGTCCTGGTGGAGGGCTCAAGGCCGTCGGAGTGAGCCCACCCGCCAAACCAGCCAGCGCCGGCACGCGCGGGCAGCGCAAGGGATCGGGCTCGGCCGCGCCGGCTCCTCAATCGGCCATCGCCCCAGGCACCACGGCCGCCTCGGTGCTCACCGGCGAGCTGCGCAACCAGATCGACCGGATCTGGGATGCCTTCTGGAGTGGTGGTATCGCTAACCCACTGGAGGTGCTGGAACAGCTCACCTATCTGTTATTCATCCGCCGGCTGGATGAACTGGAAACCCTGGAAGAGCGCCGCAGCCAGCGCTCGGGCCAGCCGATGCGGCGTCGACTGTTCGCAGACGACCAGCAACAGCTGCGCTGGAGCCGCTTCAAGGAACTGGGCGATCCAGCGACCATGTTCAAGTTGGTGGGTGAGCAGGTATTCCCCTTCCTGCGCGAACTGGGCGGCGACGGCTCGGCCTACTCCGGCCACATGCGGGATGCCCGCTTCACGATCCCCACGGCTGGCCTACTGAGCAAGGTGGTGGAGCTCCTCGATGCGGTGCCGATGGAGGACCGCGACACCAAGGGCGACATCTACGAGTACATGCTGGGCAAGCTGGCTACCGCCGGCACCAATGGCCAGTTCCGCACGCCTCGCCACATCATCGAGCTGATGGTGGCGATTACAGAACCCACCCCACGCGATGTGATGGTGGATCCGGCCTGCGGCACCTGCGGCTTCCCGGTGGCGGTAGGCGAATACCTACGCGAGCACCATCCCGAGATCCTCAGCGATCCGGAGCTGCGTGAGCACTTCAACCATGGACTGTTCCATGGCTTTGATTTCGACACCACGATGTTGCGCATCGGGGCAATGAACATGCTCCTCCACGGGGTGGAGAAGCCGGATGTGAGCTACCGCGATTCGCTCTCAGAAGATGGCGCGATTGAGGAGAACAAATACACCCTGATCCTGGCCAATCCGCCATTTGCCGGGTCGCTCGATTACGAGAGCACCAGCGGCAAGCTGCAGCGGTTCGTTAAGACCAAGAAGACTGAGCTGTTGTTCATGGCTCTGTTCCTGCAGCTGCTCAAACCAGGCGGCCGCGCGGCGGTGATCGTGCCCGATGGCGTGCTGTTCGGCTCCAGCAAGGCTCACAAGGAACTACGCCGCGCACTGGTGGAAGACCACTTCCTCGAAGGCGTGGTGTCGCTACCGAGTGGTGTTTTTCGCCCCTATGCAGGCGTGAGCACCGCGATCCTGCTGTTCACCAAGACCGGCCGTGGCGGCACCGATCAGGTGTGGTTTTACGACATGACAGCCGACGGCTGGAGCCTCGACGACAAGCGCAACCCGCTCTTGACGCTGGAGAAGCTCGGCCCCTCACCCAAGGCAGCCCTCGCTGAAGGCGAGCACGAGAAGAACAATCTGCCTGATTGCCTGGGACGCTGGCGCGAACGCAAGGAGTCAGAACGGGAGCGAGCGCGCACCGAGAAGAGCTTTTGTGTGCCCAAGGAGGAAATCGCCGCCCAGGGCTACGACCTCAGCCTCAACCGCTACAAGGAGCTGGTACACGAGGAGGTTGAGCACCGACCACCGTTGGAAATCCTGGCGGAATTGCGCCAGATCGAGCAGGAGATCCTGCAGGGGATCGAGGAGCTGGAGGGGATGCTGCGATGA
- a CDS encoding DUF262 domain-containing protein: MKATEAKLLQILGAVSQFIIPIYQRTYSWTLKECHQLWADILRAGASDEIGVHFIGSVVHIDEGLGNLAVQAPKLVIDGQQRLTTVTLLLTALADVLDALPEDQQEPIEEFAPAIIRETYLTRRHQKGDKHFKLLLSDTDRATLMALVDPTAAVLPQEPSIRIQENHQFFLEQLCSTATDLAVVCRGISKLLVVDVALSRDQDNPQLIFESMNSTGRELSQADLIRNYVLMAHPPELQERLYTLHWRPMEMAFGQEAYSGNEFSAFMRDFLTLKTAEVPRLDLVYEVFKQYERQPAVAAAGIEALLADLHATAIRYCRVALGQEPDPQLRTAFHDLRELKVNVVTPLLLELYGDYQAELLSREELLEALRLLEAYVFRRAVCAIPSNSQQKTFATFSRALRREPGHYLPSFKAHLLDLPSYRRFPSDEEFRREIQVRNLYKFNKSCSYWLRRLENHKRKEPIVVADYTIEHILPQNPDLSAPWRQSLGPDWKQIHEEWLHRLGNLTLTGYNPELSDRSFLEKRDHQEGGFRTSPLRLNQGIGQLEQWDSNAIRSRGETLAMRALEVWAAPRLSDEQRQDYKPNKGQAASYTLADHPQLANPQIREVFDALDARIRALDPNVTQEVLKLYIAYKAETNFVDIVPQAKRLRLSLNMPFADLDDPKGLSKNVTGIGRWGNGDVELGVATLDEVPYAIGLIRQSLERQLDENEGTP; encoded by the coding sequence ATGAAAGCCACGGAAGCCAAGCTCCTCCAGATCCTGGGTGCCGTCTCCCAGTTCATCATTCCGATCTATCAGCGCACCTATTCATGGACGCTGAAGGAATGCCATCAGCTCTGGGCTGACATCCTTCGCGCCGGTGCCTCCGATGAGATCGGTGTGCACTTCATTGGCTCGGTGGTTCACATCGATGAGGGCCTTGGCAACCTCGCGGTGCAGGCCCCGAAGCTGGTGATCGATGGCCAGCAGCGGCTCACCACCGTCACCCTGCTGCTCACCGCCCTGGCAGATGTGCTCGATGCACTTCCAGAAGATCAGCAGGAGCCGATCGAGGAGTTTGCTCCGGCCATCATCCGCGAGACCTACCTCACCCGCCGGCACCAGAAAGGCGACAAGCACTTCAAGTTGCTGCTTTCTGATACCGATCGCGCCACCCTGATGGCGCTAGTGGATCCCACCGCAGCGGTGTTGCCACAAGAGCCCTCGATCCGAATCCAGGAAAACCACCAATTCTTCCTCGAACAGCTGTGCTCCACCGCCACCGATCTAGCCGTGGTGTGCCGTGGCATCAGCAAGCTGCTCGTGGTGGATGTGGCTCTCTCCCGCGATCAGGACAATCCCCAGCTGATCTTCGAAAGCATGAACTCCACTGGACGGGAGCTCTCCCAGGCCGACCTGATCCGCAATTACGTGCTGATGGCGCACCCGCCCGAACTCCAGGAGCGGCTCTACACCCTGCACTGGCGGCCGATGGAAATGGCCTTCGGCCAAGAGGCCTACAGCGGCAATGAGTTCAGCGCCTTCATGCGCGACTTCCTCACCCTCAAAACCGCTGAGGTACCTCGCCTCGATCTGGTCTACGAGGTGTTCAAGCAATACGAGCGTCAGCCGGCTGTCGCGGCTGCCGGCATCGAGGCCTTGCTGGCGGATCTCCATGCCACCGCCATCCGCTACTGCCGCGTTGCCCTGGGCCAGGAACCGGACCCACAGCTACGCACCGCATTCCATGACCTGCGCGAGCTCAAGGTGAACGTCGTCACCCCGTTGCTGTTGGAGCTCTATGGCGATTACCAGGCCGAACTGCTGAGCCGCGAAGAGCTGCTCGAGGCCCTGCGACTGCTTGAGGCCTACGTATTCAGGCGGGCTGTCTGCGCCATCCCCTCGAACTCCCAACAGAAAACCTTCGCCACCTTCAGCCGGGCTCTACGCCGCGAACCCGGTCACTACCTGCCCAGCTTCAAAGCCCATCTGCTCGACCTCCCCTCTTACCGGCGCTTCCCATCCGACGAGGAGTTCCGCCGTGAGATCCAGGTGCGCAACCTCTACAAGTTCAACAAGAGCTGCAGCTACTGGCTCCGTCGCCTGGAAAACCACAAGCGCAAAGAGCCGATCGTCGTGGCAGACTACACGATCGAGCACATCCTTCCCCAGAACCCAGACCTGTCAGCCCCCTGGCGGCAGTCACTAGGGCCCGATTGGAAACAGATCCATGAGGAATGGCTGCACCGCCTCGGGAACCTCACCCTCACCGGCTACAACCCCGAACTCAGCGACCGCTCCTTCCTCGAAAAGCGCGACCACCAGGAGGGAGGATTCCGCACCAGCCCCCTTCGCCTGAACCAGGGCATTGGGCAGCTGGAGCAATGGGATTCCAATGCCATCCGCTCCCGCGGAGAAACCCTTGCCATGCGAGCGCTTGAGGTGTGGGCTGCACCCCGGCTCAGCGATGAGCAACGCCAGGACTACAAGCCCAACAAGGGTCAGGCGGCTAGCTACACCCTGGCTGACCACCCCCAACTGGCGAATCCACAGATCCGCGAGGTCTTCGACGCACTGGATGCGCGCATCCGGGCGCTAGATCCCAACGTGACCCAGGAGGTGCTCAAGCTCTACATCGCCTATAAGGCCGAGACCAACTTCGTCGACATCGTTCCCCAGGCCAAGCGTCTACGCCTGAGCCTCAACATGCCCTTCGCTGACCTCGATGACCCCAAGGGCCTGTCCAAGAACGTCACCGGCATCGGCCGCTGGGGCAATGGCGATGTAGAGCTAGGTGTTGCCACCCTGGACGAAGTGCCTTATGCCATAGGTCTGATCCGCCAATCGTTAGAGCGACAGCTCGATGAGAACGAGGGGACGCCTTAA
- a CDS encoding restriction endonuclease subunit S: MKHPYVALGEIVDFVGGGTPSREIESYWNGDIPWASVKDFKGQSIDGTKESITPQGLANSSSTIIPAGHVIIPTRMALGKAAINSIDVAINQDLKALKPKGEILTRYLMHALVAKCGEIQSLGKGATVKGVTIDRLSSLEIPLPPLEEQRRIAAILDKATALEDLSAKQSRLLEEAEKHLFLECFGSPFPGKTLWPVAQLGELGSLERGISKHRPRNDPSLMDGPYPFIQTGDVAGCGGEITTFSATYSDKGLAQSRLWPAGTLCITIAANIAKTGILDFDACFPDSVVGFQARNPAIITYVQCWMSFLQRHIEQMAPESAQKNINLEILRGLSIPVPSETALQKFHVAILALRCTLSRSTQRRRRTAELKSSLRSVSFAS; encoded by the coding sequence ATGAAACACCCTTATGTAGCGCTTGGCGAGATCGTGGATTTTGTCGGCGGAGGCACTCCTTCTAGAGAGATCGAGTCTTATTGGAATGGGGATATTCCCTGGGCATCCGTAAAGGACTTCAAGGGACAGAGTATCGACGGAACAAAAGAATCAATTACGCCTCAAGGTCTCGCCAACAGCAGTTCAACCATCATCCCGGCTGGACATGTGATTATTCCAACACGGATGGCACTTGGCAAAGCCGCAATTAACTCGATTGACGTCGCAATCAACCAAGACCTCAAAGCCCTTAAGCCAAAGGGCGAGATCTTAACCCGCTATCTGATGCACGCGCTTGTTGCTAAATGCGGAGAGATTCAGTCTCTTGGGAAAGGAGCAACAGTCAAGGGCGTCACCATTGACCGACTCAGCTCCCTAGAAATCCCCCTCCCCCCACTGGAGGAGCAGCGGCGCATTGCGGCAATTCTGGATAAGGCAACTGCACTTGAAGACTTGTCGGCGAAACAGTCGAGACTTCTTGAAGAAGCTGAAAAGCATCTGTTTCTGGAATGTTTCGGGTCTCCATTCCCTGGAAAGACCCTGTGGCCCGTTGCACAGCTAGGAGAACTCGGCTCACTTGAGCGTGGCATTTCAAAGCACAGACCAAGGAATGATCCTTCCCTCATGGATGGGCCATACCCTTTCATCCAGACGGGAGACGTCGCTGGATGCGGTGGGGAAATAACTACCTTCAGCGCGACCTACTCAGATAAAGGCCTGGCTCAAAGCCGACTTTGGCCGGCAGGCACCCTTTGTATCACTATCGCCGCCAATATAGCGAAGACGGGAATACTAGACTTTGATGCATGCTTCCCGGACAGCGTAGTTGGTTTTCAAGCGAGAAATCCAGCGATTATCACCTACGTCCAATGCTGGATGTCATTCTTGCAGCGTCATATCGAGCAGATGGCGCCTGAGTCCGCCCAAAAGAATATCAATCTAGAGATCCTGAGAGGCCTGTCTATTCCCGTGCCGAGCGAGACCGCGCTACAAAAGTTTCATGTAGCGATTCTTGCACTAAGATGCACATTGTCAAGATCAACGCAAAGGCGTAGGAGAACGGCCGAGCTCAAGAGCTCATTGCGATCAGTATCTTTTGCTTCTTAG
- a CDS encoding DEAD/DEAH box helicase family protein, with product MSASPSQYALIASQWPELHVEAVRVEECALNDPRTACFYARRTIELLVEWVYDNDSQLRQPPGYGTLADLIYAPDFRELAGEEIRRFRLLKDLGNKAVHRIDPIRPGDAVLAAGELFQVLRWLVITYGVDPDLVRGQRFDADRLPSKAAADAAQVQSREQLEALAKQLSERDEQLRAQRLASQASQEEIERLRAEITAQRKANQAAAKPDPELPEWATRKGYIDHYLEEAGWKLGAGCTHEEQVQGMPNESGQGFVDYVLWGDDGKPLALVEAKRTSRDPMDGQRQAELYADCLEQRYKQRPLIFLSNGYKHRIWDDLRYPPRDIQGFYKKAELVTLIRRRETREELSQASINSEIAGRYYQQRAIRAIAESLENGRRKVLLVKATGTGKTRTAIALSELLIRCNWVKRILFLADRTALVLQAERAFRSFLPDCSPVNLVTNKGGEGRVFLSTYPTMMRLIDSEDGNGIRRFGVGHFDLVIIDEAHRSVYQKYGAIFSYFDSLLTGLTATPRDEIDRNTYQLFELDIGMPTDEYGLDQAVADGFLVPFRPISVSLKFPREGIRYTDLSDAEQAEWDLLDWDEDVQRSGQVDSGALNNWLFNANTIEQGLRVLMTQGCPRGNGDGIGKTVIFARNHRHAQFIQERFDHNYPHLTGKTARVIDNQTPYAQSLIDDFADPNSDLMIAISVDMLDTGIDIPEIVNLVFFKPVRSRTKFWQMVGRGTRLCPDLFGPGQDKQCFWIFDFCQNLEFFLGNSGADGATPPATLATRLFQARLALVDAIDQQAQAADLAPELKDHRSDLAELLRCHVAACPADNFLVRPHLEQVEYFSDEKAWSQITPDNIELLGHTIAPLPSSHADQVGDTDATARRFDVLLYSLQLAQLRSEPRLINLQSKLRELAGLLEARHSIPMVAAQLDLIQDLLRDEWWQDVTVPMLEEVRRRLRALIGLIETKAQEPLYSDFSDELVEIKELDGARLLTSDAFKQFRLRAQEFLKAHEDHLTMQRLRRNQPLTNSDLEELEQFLINHGIGDAQAIERAKEECNGFGLFVRSLVGIDRNAAKELFADYLAEGTHSLVQIRFIDAVIDELTSKGSMEPSRLYDPPFSDLAPTGPEDLFPQEEAGRIFDLLSLIRERANPQLAA from the coding sequence ATGAGTGCCTCCCCCTCCCAGTACGCCCTAATCGCCAGCCAGTGGCCTGAGCTGCATGTGGAAGCCGTACGGGTTGAGGAGTGCGCCCTGAATGATCCGCGCACCGCTTGTTTCTATGCCCGCCGCACCATCGAGCTATTGGTGGAGTGGGTATATGACAACGACAGCCAGCTGCGGCAGCCTCCTGGCTATGGCACCCTGGCCGATTTGATCTATGCGCCTGATTTTCGGGAACTAGCTGGTGAAGAGATCCGTCGCTTCCGATTGCTCAAAGATCTCGGTAACAAGGCTGTTCATCGCATCGATCCGATCCGGCCCGGTGATGCAGTGCTGGCAGCCGGTGAACTGTTCCAGGTGTTGCGCTGGCTGGTGATCACCTATGGCGTTGACCCTGATCTAGTCCGAGGACAGCGATTTGATGCCGATCGCCTACCGAGCAAAGCAGCTGCCGATGCAGCCCAGGTTCAGAGCCGCGAGCAACTAGAAGCACTCGCTAAGCAACTGTCCGAACGGGATGAACAGCTCCGTGCTCAACGCCTGGCTTCACAGGCGTCTCAAGAGGAAATCGAGCGTCTACGTGCCGAAATCACTGCACAACGCAAGGCCAATCAGGCAGCCGCCAAACCAGATCCGGAGCTCCCGGAATGGGCAACGCGGAAGGGCTACATCGATCACTATCTCGAGGAAGCCGGCTGGAAACTAGGTGCTGGGTGCACCCATGAAGAACAGGTACAGGGGATGCCCAATGAATCCGGGCAAGGCTTCGTCGACTACGTGCTCTGGGGTGATGACGGCAAACCCCTGGCGCTGGTGGAGGCCAAGCGCACCAGCCGCGACCCCATGGACGGCCAGCGGCAAGCGGAGCTCTATGCAGACTGCCTCGAGCAGCGCTACAAGCAGCGCCCGCTGATCTTCCTCTCGAATGGCTACAAGCATCGAATCTGGGACGACCTACGCTACCCACCCCGAGACATCCAGGGCTTCTACAAAAAAGCTGAGCTGGTCACCCTGATCCGGCGCCGCGAAACCCGCGAGGAGCTCAGCCAGGCCAGTATCAACAGTGAAATTGCGGGGCGCTACTACCAACAGCGCGCCATTCGCGCGATTGCCGAATCTCTTGAGAACGGCCGCCGCAAGGTGCTTCTGGTGAAGGCCACTGGAACAGGCAAAACCCGCACAGCCATTGCCTTAAGCGAACTGCTGATCCGCTGCAACTGGGTTAAGCGCATCTTGTTCCTCGCAGACCGCACGGCCCTCGTACTGCAGGCAGAGCGTGCTTTCCGTTCGTTCTTACCGGACTGCTCACCGGTCAATCTCGTGACCAATAAGGGCGGAGAGGGGCGCGTATTCCTGTCGACCTATCCCACGATGATGAGACTCATCGATTCAGAAGACGGCAATGGTATCAGGCGTTTTGGGGTAGGGCACTTCGACTTAGTGATCATTGATGAGGCCCATCGCAGCGTCTATCAGAAATATGGCGCCATCTTCAGTTACTTCGATTCCCTGCTAACAGGCCTCACTGCAACCCCACGCGATGAGATCGACCGCAATACCTACCAGCTGTTTGAGCTCGACATCGGCATGCCCACCGATGAATACGGGCTTGACCAGGCCGTCGCCGACGGCTTCCTGGTTCCTTTTAGGCCGATTTCTGTATCGCTGAAGTTCCCGCGCGAAGGGATCCGCTACACCGATCTCAGCGATGCAGAACAAGCCGAGTGGGACCTGCTGGATTGGGATGAAGACGTGCAACGGAGTGGGCAGGTTGATTCAGGGGCTCTTAACAACTGGCTGTTTAACGCCAACACCATCGAACAGGGCCTCAGGGTACTGATGACCCAGGGTTGTCCCAGGGGAAATGGTGATGGAATAGGCAAGACGGTGATCTTTGCTCGCAATCATCGTCATGCTCAATTCATCCAGGAGCGTTTTGACCACAACTATCCCCACCTGACCGGCAAAACAGCTCGGGTAATCGACAACCAGACTCCCTATGCCCAAAGCCTGATCGATGACTTTGCTGATCCCAACAGCGATTTGATGATTGCAATCTCAGTCGACATGCTCGATACGGGGATCGATATCCCTGAGATCGTAAACTTGGTGTTCTTCAAACCAGTACGGTCTCGCACCAAGTTCTGGCAGATGGTAGGCAGGGGCACACGCTTGTGTCCCGATCTGTTCGGTCCCGGACAAGACAAGCAATGCTTCTGGATTTTTGATTTTTGCCAGAATCTGGAGTTTTTCCTGGGAAATAGCGGCGCCGATGGCGCTACACCCCCAGCCACGCTGGCCACGCGTCTTTTCCAAGCACGCTTAGCGCTGGTGGATGCGATCGATCAACAAGCTCAGGCTGCAGATCTAGCTCCCGAGCTGAAAGACCATCGCAGTGACCTGGCCGAGTTGTTGCGTTGCCATGTGGCAGCTTGCCCAGCCGACAATTTTCTGGTTCGGCCCCACCTCGAGCAGGTGGAGTACTTCTCTGACGAGAAGGCATGGAGCCAGATCACACCCGACAACATTGAGCTACTGGGCCACACAATCGCCCCATTACCCTCGTCCCATGCTGATCAGGTCGGCGACACCGATGCCACGGCACGTCGATTTGATGTACTGCTGTACAGCCTTCAACTAGCGCAGCTACGCAGTGAGCCGCGTTTAATCAACCTGCAGAGTAAGTTGCGCGAACTCGCTGGCTTGCTCGAGGCACGACATTCCATCCCAATGGTGGCCGCACAACTCGACCTCATTCAAGACCTGCTGCGCGATGAGTGGTGGCAAGACGTGACGGTTCCGATGCTTGAAGAGGTACGACGCAGACTACGAGCACTTATTGGACTGATTGAAACCAAGGCTCAGGAGCCTCTCTACAGTGACTTCAGCGATGAGTTAGTCGAGATCAAGGAACTTGATGGAGCAAGACTACTGACGTCCGACGCCTTCAAGCAATTCCGGCTGAGGGCTCAGGAATTTTTAAAGGCTCACGAAGATCACCTGACTATGCAGCGATTGCGGCGCAATCAACCCCTGACCAATTCCGATCTAGAGGAGCTGGAGCAGTTCCTCATCAACCATGGCATCGGCGATGCTCAGGCTATTGAGCGCGCGAAGGAAGAATGCAACGGTTTTGGGCTCTTTGTGCGCTCGTTAGTTGGTATTGACCGCAATGCTGCGAAAGAGCTCTTTGCGGACTATCTAGCCGAAGGGACCCACAGCCTGGTTCAGATCAGGTTTATCGACGCAGTGATTGATGAACTAACGAGCAAAGGATCCATGGAACCTTCTCGACTCTACGATCCACCATTTAGCGATCTTGCCCCTACGGGCCCCGAAGATCTATTTCCCCAAGAGGAGGCCGGTCGAATCTTCGATCTTCTGAGTCTGATCAGGGAGCGCGCCAACCCACAACTTGCGGCATAA